Proteins from a genomic interval of Phaeobacter piscinae:
- a CDS encoding type II toxin-antitoxin system RelE/ParE family toxin, with protein MIYRVDRAEAIDRDLEAIFDFLFEAAISFGEDTETAFERAATRLTEIDDAVEALGQAPHQGTLRTDIAPGLRSVTKGRAIFYFDLNETGQQLRVLAVFFGGQDHQRRMLLRALGHDEA; from the coding sequence ATGATCTACCGGGTTGATCGCGCCGAAGCGATCGACCGAGACCTGGAGGCTATTTTCGACTTTCTCTTTGAAGCCGCCATCAGCTTTGGTGAGGACACAGAGACCGCGTTTGAACGCGCCGCGACACGTCTGACAGAGATTGACGACGCGGTTGAGGCATTGGGGCAAGCGCCCCACCAAGGCACGCTGCGCACCGACATTGCGCCGGGCCTGCGCAGCGTCACAAAGGGGCGTGCCATCTTCTATTTTGATCTCAACGAGACAGGCCAACAGCTGCGCGTGCTGGCGGTGTTCTTCGGTGGGCAAGATCACCAGCGCCGAATGCTGTTGCGTGCGCTTGGCCATGATGAGGCGTGA
- a CDS encoding type II toxin-antitoxin system ParD family antitoxin — protein sequence MSVKASISLTEAQDDFARTLVAEGRYSSLSAVLQQGLELLREETEARRADTAALRALIAERRDGAFVSASDGRQRTADLLKRKRMQHDLPG from the coding sequence ATGAGTGTCAAAGCCTCCATCTCCTTGACCGAAGCGCAGGATGACTTTGCCCGCACCTTGGTCGCGGAAGGCCGGTATTCGAGCCTTAGCGCGGTGTTGCAACAGGGTCTTGAACTTCTGCGCGAAGAAACAGAGGCACGCCGTGCAGATACCGCAGCCCTGCGCGCCCTGATTGCAGAGCGGCGCGATGGTGCCTTTGTCAGTGCATCAGATGGCCGTCAACGCACAGCTGATCTTCTGAAACGGAAACGGATGCAGCATGATCTACCGGGTTGA